One genomic segment of Verrucomicrobiota bacterium includes these proteins:
- a CDS encoding aldolase — translation MKLFRLNRLFNPKSQRCFDVAVDHGFFNELGFLGGIEDLENAVKTLVGANPDAIQLTVGQAEVLQRIPGKQKPALVLRTDVANVYGRALPRALFSRMIDQAVEQALRLDAVCVVVNLFQIPEQPEVTDQCIRNILKLKPDCDRYAVPLMIEPLVFQPNTKAGGYMVDGDINKILPLVRQAVELGADVIKADPTDNPLDYHRVIEVARVPVLVRGGGKAEDMEILRRTEQLIGQGAAGIVYGRNVIQHQNPAGMTKALMAIVHEGAKAEDACRYL, via the coding sequence ATGAAACTCTTCCGGCTTAACCGCCTCTTTAACCCGAAATCGCAGCGTTGCTTCGACGTGGCGGTTGATCACGGGTTTTTCAACGAACTCGGCTTTCTCGGCGGCATTGAGGACCTCGAGAACGCCGTCAAAACCCTCGTCGGGGCCAACCCGGACGCCATCCAGTTGACGGTCGGCCAGGCCGAGGTGCTCCAGCGCATTCCCGGAAAACAAAAACCGGCGCTGGTGCTCCGCACCGACGTGGCCAACGTCTACGGGCGCGCGCTGCCGCGAGCCCTTTTCAGCCGGATGATCGACCAGGCGGTCGAACAGGCGTTGCGGTTGGATGCCGTCTGCGTGGTCGTGAACCTGTTCCAGATCCCCGAGCAGCCCGAGGTCACCGACCAATGCATCCGGAATATCCTGAAGCTCAAACCGGATTGCGACCGGTACGCGGTTCCCCTGATGATCGAGCCGCTGGTGTTTCAGCCTAACACCAAAGCCGGCGGTTACATGGTCGACGGCGATATCAATAAGATTCTGCCGCTGGTCCGCCAGGCGGTCGAACTCGGCGCCGACGTCATTAAGGCCGATCCGACCGATAACCCGCTTGATTACCATCGAGTAATTGAGGTTGCGCGGGTGCCGGTCCTGGTGCGCGGCGGCGGCAAGGCTGAAGACATGGAGATCCTGCGGCGCACCGAACAGTTGATCGGGCAAGGCGCCGCCGGCATTGTCTACGGGCGCAACGTGATTCAGCACCAAAACCCGGCCGGTATGACCAAGGCCTTAATGGCGATCGTCCATGAGGGAGCAAAGGCCGAGGATGCCTGCCGCTACCTTTAA
- a CDS encoding Gfo/Idh/MocA family oxidoreductase yields the protein MKRKPVKIGIIGGGLMGREIASAFARWRALLDVSVEPQLAGVADLNPAALEWFDDGRTFLTSDYRRLLERPDVEVLYVAVPHNLHEKIYCEVLEAGKDLLAEKPFGVDLAAAERIAGTAAATGRFVRCSSEFPYLPGTQRAIQAVRSGRLGRVLEVVSGFHHSSDLDPGKTANWKRQSAVCGEIGVLGDLGMHVCHVPLRLGWGPVRLFAQLQKGYPERPDGKGGKAPCDTWDNALLHTWTRIQGQETPLRLEMKRLAPGATNTWFFEVLGTDGGVRFSTAEPKSFWTFERTKEQSWKRTELGFEVPFKTITGGIFEVGFNDVIQQMWAAFLMEREGALGDRFGCATPAEAVQSQRIFAAALESQKGCRVVDVAANAAGNGSQDR from the coding sequence ATGAAGCGTAAACCGGTCAAAATCGGCATTATCGGCGGCGGCCTGATGGGACGCGAAATTGCCAGCGCCTTTGCGCGCTGGCGGGCTTTGCTCGATGTGTCCGTCGAACCCCAGTTGGCGGGCGTCGCGGACCTGAATCCGGCGGCCCTGGAATGGTTTGATGACGGCCGGACGTTCCTGACGTCCGATTACCGCCGGTTGCTTGAGCGGCCCGACGTGGAGGTCCTCTACGTGGCGGTCCCGCACAACCTGCACGAAAAGATCTACTGCGAGGTGCTGGAGGCGGGCAAAGATTTGCTGGCCGAAAAACCGTTCGGAGTCGACCTGGCTGCCGCCGAGCGGATTGCCGGCACGGCTGCCGCGACCGGGCGCTTCGTCCGGTGCAGTTCGGAGTTCCCCTATCTGCCCGGGACGCAGCGAGCCATCCAGGCGGTACGCTCGGGCCGGCTGGGCCGCGTCCTGGAAGTGGTCTCGGGCTTTCATCATTCAAGCGACCTTGATCCGGGCAAGACGGCCAACTGGAAACGCCAAAGCGCGGTCTGCGGCGAGATCGGCGTACTCGGCGATCTGGGCATGCACGTCTGCCATGTGCCCCTGCGGCTGGGGTGGGGACCGGTCCGCTTGTTTGCCCAGCTCCAGAAAGGTTATCCGGAACGGCCGGACGGCAAAGGCGGGAAAGCGCCGTGCGATACCTGGGATAATGCGCTGCTCCATACCTGGACCCGGATTCAAGGACAGGAAACTCCGCTGCGATTGGAAATGAAACGGTTGGCACCCGGCGCGACCAACACCTGGTTTTTTGAGGTGCTCGGCACGGATGGCGGCGTCCGGTTCAGCACGGCCGAACCGAAAAGCTTCTGGACCTTCGAACGCACCAAGGAACAATCCTGGAAACGGACCGAGCTCGGGTTCGAGGTGCCGTTCAAGACGATTACCGGGGGTATTTTCGAGGTCGGCTTCAACGACGTGATCCAGCAGATGTGGGCGGCGTTCCTGATGGAGCGTGAAGGCGCGCTCGGTGACCGCTTCGGCTGCGCAACCCCGGCCGAGGCGGTTCAGAGCCAACGGATATTTGCCGCAGCACTCGAATCGCAAAAGGGGTGCCGGGTGGTGGATGTCGCGGCTAATGCTGCCGGTAACGGATCACAAGACCGGTGA
- a CDS encoding WcaF family extracellular polysaccharide biosynthesis acetyltransferase, whose product MINLRKFSTAGFNRGMPRWREALWALVRCAFFETPVPFPSGLKVALLRCFGAKIGRGVVVRSQVKISFPWRLEVGDDVWIGDGVWILSLARVTLHENVCLSQRCYLCTGSHDYRRETFDLVTKPIEIRAGSWIAAGAFVGPGVTVGPGAVVAAGAIVTAPVPPYCLVRGNPAEVVKEIREAVPDARLYS is encoded by the coding sequence ATGATTAATCTGCGCAAGTTTTCAACCGCCGGATTCAACCGCGGCATGCCGAGGTGGCGTGAAGCCCTCTGGGCGCTGGTTCGGTGCGCCTTTTTCGAGACGCCGGTGCCTTTTCCGTCCGGCCTGAAGGTTGCCCTGCTGAGGTGTTTCGGTGCGAAGATCGGCCGGGGCGTGGTGGTCCGGTCGCAGGTGAAAATCTCGTTTCCCTGGCGGCTGGAGGTGGGCGACGATGTCTGGATCGGTGATGGGGTCTGGATCCTCAGCCTGGCCAGGGTGACGCTGCACGAGAACGTCTGCCTTTCGCAGCGGTGCTACTTATGCACGGGTTCCCACGACTACCGCAGGGAAACGTTCGACCTGGTCACCAAACCGATCGAGATCCGGGCGGGGAGTTGGATTGCGGCCGGCGCGTTCGTGGGACCGGGCGTCACGGTTGGGCCCGGTGCGGTCGTTGCCGCCGGTGCTATCGTGACCGCGCCGGTTCCGCCTTACTGCCTGGTTCGAGGCAATCCGGCTGAAGTCGTCAAGGAGATCAGGGAAGCGGTGCCGGATGCGCGTCTTTATTCTTAA
- a CDS encoding glycosyltransferase family 4 protein, whose amino-acid sequence MRVFILNQYKPPDPSPTAKLVGDLAAALRGEGHQVVMIDSGQDYRVRAKSRYSRAGRELKALSRLLCRGLLAGRADVVISTSSPPAILLVATALCALKRAKSVHWALDLYPELALALGGAVPAPIRSILHTATGSCYRATTRTICLDADMRDHLKRRYGIDTEIIRPWLLHGLDRTGPGRLAYPSRDGFTWLYSGNLGQAHDWETAMAAQRILEDRGCPVTLAFQGGGASWEPARRRAEQLKLARVEWRPYAPEDRLTDVLLQAHAMLVTQKPCTRGLLWPSKLGLLMCLPRPLIFIGPENGAIAREIRVCGYGECFPPGAAGPLAGYVQNLYEQWPPGEKPSLRPGWTFEQAWKAWRRVLQEVSGRL is encoded by the coding sequence ATGCGCGTCTTTATTCTTAACCAGTACAAACCACCCGACCCTTCGCCGACGGCGAAGCTGGTGGGGGATCTGGCGGCGGCGCTGCGGGGCGAAGGTCATCAGGTGGTAATGATCGATTCCGGCCAGGATTACCGGGTTCGCGCCAAGAGCCGGTATTCGCGCGCGGGGCGGGAGCTCAAGGCCTTGAGCCGTCTCCTGTGCCGGGGCCTGCTGGCCGGGCGGGCTGACGTCGTGATCTCGACGTCATCGCCGCCAGCGATCCTGCTGGTCGCCACGGCACTCTGCGCGCTCAAGCGGGCTAAATCCGTTCACTGGGCGCTCGATCTCTACCCGGAGCTGGCGCTGGCGCTGGGTGGCGCGGTGCCCGCACCCATCCGGAGCATTCTGCATACGGCGACGGGTTCGTGCTACCGGGCCACCACCCGAACGATCTGTCTGGATGCAGACATGCGGGACCACCTCAAGCGCCGGTACGGGATCGACACTGAAATCATCCGTCCATGGCTGCTGCACGGCCTGGACCGGACCGGTCCGGGCCGGCTGGCGTATCCGTCCAGGGATGGGTTTACCTGGCTGTACTCCGGCAATCTCGGCCAGGCGCACGACTGGGAGACCGCGATGGCCGCACAACGCATTCTGGAAGATCGCGGGTGCCCGGTCACCCTTGCGTTCCAGGGCGGCGGTGCGTCCTGGGAGCCGGCCCGGCGCCGGGCGGAGCAGCTCAAGCTGGCCCGGGTGGAATGGCGTCCGTACGCGCCCGAAGACCGGCTGACGGACGTTCTCCTTCAGGCGCACGCGATGCTCGTAACCCAGAAACCCTGCACCCGAGGCCTGCTCTGGCCGAGTAAGTTGGGATTGTTGATGTGTCTGCCGAGGCCGTTAATCTTCATCGGACCGGAAAACGGCGCGATTGCCCGTGAGATCCGCGTTTGCGGTTACGGCGAGTGCTTTCCGCCGGGCGCGGCCGGTCCATTGGCCGGGTATGTTCAAAATCTGTACGAACAATGGCCGCCGGGAGAGAAGCCTTCGCTGCGCCCCGGCTGGACTTTCGAACAAGCCTGGAAGGCGTGGCGGCGTGTCCTGCAGGAGGTGAGCGGAAGACTGTAA
- a CDS encoding type II toxin-antitoxin system HicA family toxin — translation MRVREAIKLIENDGWFLVRTRGSHRQYKHPQKPGLVTIAGKPGDELAPGTTNSILKQAGLK, via the coding sequence ATGAGGGTCCGCGAAGCAATCAAGCTCATCGAAAACGATGGATGGTTTCTGGTGCGAACACGCGGCAGTCACCGGCAGTACAAGCATCCTCAGAAGCCCGGCTTGGTCACGATCGCGGGCAAACCGGGTGATGAGCTTGCTCCTGGTACAACGAATAGTATCCTCAAACAGGCAGGATTAAAATGA
- a CDS encoding glycosyltransferase family 2 protein, translated as MNLKRSVSLLIPCYNAARHLPGLAQQIAAQTSVFAEVICYDDKSQDDTATVARALGFDVITGRENRGAAFARNRLLEAASAPWVHFHDADDGLDPRFLERLSSCLGEERTAVMCAVRKRWSGGREPDVVYRHPEAGTHTDWIAFFIRYFVHVNAFIFPRSAILRAGGFAEDLRIAEDREFLVRAAVRGLRFRYVDEALVDWVVHPDSTLGRAETETRWRFDGIFLRRCYDILDAPHRRILGEHALHRGWWLCWNGVIPGARENVAVANLCGVRHEPEAKFVGRIMSRVLGTLPYFVLKKRWASLAAQWRGAVPAGAPEGSETP; from the coding sequence ATGAATCTCAAACGGAGCGTTTCGCTGCTGATCCCGTGCTATAACGCCGCCCGGCACCTGCCGGGCCTCGCGCAGCAAATCGCAGCCCAGACGTCAGTTTTCGCCGAAGTGATCTGTTACGATGACAAAAGCCAGGACGACACTGCCACGGTGGCGCGGGCTCTCGGCTTCGACGTCATCACCGGGCGCGAGAACCGCGGCGCGGCGTTCGCTCGAAACCGGTTGTTGGAAGCCGCCTCTGCACCGTGGGTCCATTTTCACGATGCGGATGACGGGTTGGACCCGCGATTTCTGGAGCGACTGAGTTCCTGTCTCGGTGAGGAGCGCACGGCCGTCATGTGCGCCGTCCGGAAGCGATGGAGCGGCGGCCGGGAACCGGACGTGGTTTACCGCCATCCGGAAGCCGGTACGCACACGGACTGGATCGCGTTTTTTATCCGGTATTTCGTGCATGTGAACGCGTTCATCTTTCCGCGTTCGGCCATCCTGCGCGCCGGTGGTTTTGCTGAAGATCTGCGGATTGCGGAAGATCGCGAATTTCTCGTGCGGGCAGCGGTGAGAGGCCTGCGATTCAGGTATGTGGATGAGGCGCTGGTCGACTGGGTGGTGCACCCGGACTCCACGCTGGGCCGCGCCGAAACGGAGACGCGGTGGCGGTTCGACGGCATCTTTCTGCGACGCTGTTACGATATCCTCGATGCTCCGCACCGGCGCATCCTGGGCGAACATGCGTTGCATCGCGGCTGGTGGCTCTGTTGGAACGGCGTCATACCCGGCGCCCGGGAAAACGTCGCGGTGGCCAACCTGTGCGGCGTGCGTCATGAGCCCGAGGCAAAGTTTGTGGGGCGAATCATGAGCCGCGTCCTGGGGACGCTGCCCTACTTCGTCCTGAAAAAGCGGTGGGCCAGCCTCGCCGCCCAATGGCGCGGCGCCGTCCCTGCGGGTGCTCCGGAGGGGTCTGAAACGCCGTGA
- a CDS encoding type II toxin-antitoxin system HicB family antitoxin, protein MNRYLVIIERTSSGLSAYSPDLPGCVATGATREELERKMHDAIEFHLEGLRLEGEPVPLPRSEATYCEAG, encoded by the coding sequence ATGAATCGGTATCTCGTCATCATCGAGCGGACCAGCAGCGGACTCTCGGCTTACTCGCCGGATTTGCCGGGCTGTGTGGCAACCGGAGCGACCAGGGAGGAGCTCGAACGGAAAATGCACGATGCGATCGAGTTTCACCTGGAAGGTTTGCGCCTCGAAGGTGAACCGGTTCCCTTGCCGCGGTCGGAGGCGACCTACTGCGAAGCAGGCTGA
- a CDS encoding ABC transporter permease, translating to MQIREGYEIEIRPRQNWLKVDWESLVEFRDLFLLLVRRDFVVKYKQTLLGPLWFVIQPLLTTLVFTVIFGGVAKISTEGIPPMAFYLSGLTVWAYFSQCVNTNATTFLTNANLFSKVFFPRLIVPLSTTVSTLFALAVQLVSLIAFITYFKVNGAPVYPTALAIVTVPLVIFQSAVLALGFGLLFASFTAKYQDLVHLIGFGLQIWMYASPIIYPASKIPARYAWLIWVNPVAPVIENFRAGFLGTPFMPAPVTVWSIILTGSIFFAGLFQYQRAERTFIDTI from the coding sequence ATGCAAATAAGAGAGGGCTACGAGATCGAAATTCGCCCCCGCCAAAACTGGCTGAAGGTGGATTGGGAAAGCCTGGTGGAATTCCGGGACCTTTTCCTGTTGCTGGTCCGGCGGGATTTCGTGGTGAAATACAAGCAGACGTTACTGGGACCGCTCTGGTTCGTGATTCAGCCGCTGCTGACTACCCTGGTGTTCACCGTAATTTTCGGCGGCGTGGCTAAAATATCGACGGAGGGCATTCCTCCCATGGCTTTTTACCTCAGCGGCTTGACGGTATGGGCCTATTTTTCCCAGTGCGTCAATACTAACGCGACCACGTTTCTCACCAACGCCAACCTGTTCTCGAAAGTGTTTTTCCCGCGGCTGATTGTGCCATTAAGCACGACGGTGTCCACTCTGTTTGCCCTCGCGGTTCAACTCGTCAGCCTGATCGCGTTTATCACCTATTTCAAAGTCAACGGCGCGCCGGTCTACCCGACCGCACTTGCAATCGTCACCGTGCCTTTGGTGATCTTCCAATCGGCAGTCCTGGCGCTCGGCTTCGGCCTGCTGTTTGCATCGTTCACGGCGAAATACCAGGATCTCGTTCATCTCATCGGCTTCGGCCTGCAGATCTGGATGTACGCAAGCCCGATCATCTATCCCGCCTCGAAAATCCCGGCCAGGTACGCCTGGCTGATCTGGGTAAATCCGGTAGCGCCCGTCATCGAGAATTTCCGCGCAGGCTTTCTCGGTACCCCATTCATGCCGGCCCCGGTCACCGTCTGGTCCATCATTCTGACCGGATCGATCTTCTTTGCCGGCCTGTTCCAGTACCAGCGGGCCGAGCGCACCTTCATCGACACGATATAA
- a CDS encoding glycosyltransferase family 2 protein encodes MLYFIVPLKGRAASHDWDRVSRLCRRTLASLDQQTSREFRIFLICTDVPTGLPSHTGLEIIRESFPPPAPNKQAQIADKAAKVRRGLMAVRERGGGFVMGVDADDLVHHDLAALAAAHPQSHGWMIRSGYSYDEGSRWLEWHNDFHLRCGSSHIIRFAREELPEDLAGPAENSFALRHGHHTIAAYLAAIGRPLSVVPFPGAIYVKMTGENNTGPNPKSIGIRATVSKALRTRPVTPAIRKNFNLRPL; translated from the coding sequence ATGCTTTACTTCATCGTTCCACTGAAGGGCCGCGCGGCTTCCCACGATTGGGATCGCGTCTCGCGGCTCTGCCGGCGGACCCTGGCTTCTCTCGACCAGCAAACCTCACGAGAGTTCCGTATCTTTCTGATCTGCACAGACGTGCCCACCGGGTTGCCCTCGCATACCGGCCTTGAGATCATCCGGGAGAGTTTCCCTCCTCCAGCCCCGAACAAGCAGGCGCAGATCGCGGATAAAGCCGCCAAAGTCCGGCGGGGGCTGATGGCGGTGCGCGAGCGGGGCGGGGGATTCGTGATGGGCGTTGACGCTGATGACTTGGTGCACCACGATCTGGCGGCCCTCGCCGCGGCGCACCCGCAGAGCCATGGGTGGATGATCCGGAGCGGCTACAGCTACGACGAAGGCTCCCGCTGGCTCGAGTGGCACAACGATTTTCACCTGCGCTGCGGGAGTTCCCACATCATCCGGTTCGCGCGCGAGGAGCTGCCGGAGGACTTGGCTGGACCGGCGGAGAACTCTTTTGCCCTCCGGCACGGGCATCACACCATCGCGGCTTACCTCGCCGCAATCGGACGTCCCCTCAGCGTTGTGCCTTTCCCGGGCGCCATTTACGTGAAGATGACCGGAGAAAATAATACGGGCCCGAATCCGAAGAGCATCGGAATTCGGGCGACCGTTTCCAAAGCGCTGCGCACCCGTCCGGTCACCCCCGCCATACGGAAGAATTTCAATCTGCGGCCTTTGTGA
- a CDS encoding polysaccharide pyruvyl transferase family protein has translation MKLFYWSAIRNFGDLLNAWLWHRLIPECFDDDPSTVFLGIGTILNQNHGIERLPRKVVMGSGVGYGKLPALDSSWEIYCVRGPRSAQALGLSPDLAITDPGMLARRFIPASERSPRFKFALMPHFHHNLDAWKCVCADVGMDYIDPQGDVETVIAQIRDCEVLLSEAMHGAIISDALAHPWVPVRIDDRILDFKWLDWCDSVGLDYAPHRLPRLFELPPDNDFFLRQHTRATRFIARRALRRVMRAAKPLLSDRNHLNELDVRLLERVERFRHDCLAGRFENRKSVRTH, from the coding sequence ATGAAGCTGTTTTACTGGAGCGCGATCAGGAATTTTGGCGACTTGCTTAACGCCTGGCTTTGGCACCGGCTGATTCCTGAATGTTTTGACGACGATCCGTCGACGGTGTTTTTGGGGATCGGCACAATCCTCAACCAGAACCATGGGATCGAGAGGCTGCCCCGGAAGGTCGTCATGGGTTCCGGCGTGGGGTACGGCAAGTTGCCCGCCCTGGATTCCTCCTGGGAGATTTACTGTGTGCGAGGTCCCCGGTCGGCTCAGGCGCTTGGGTTGAGCCCGGATCTGGCGATTACCGATCCCGGCATGCTGGCCCGCCGGTTCATCCCCGCCTCGGAGCGGAGCCCGCGTTTTAAATTCGCGTTAATGCCGCATTTCCACCATAACCTCGACGCGTGGAAATGCGTCTGCGCCGACGTCGGCATGGACTACATCGACCCGCAGGGGGATGTCGAAACCGTAATCGCACAGATCCGCGATTGCGAAGTGTTGTTGAGCGAAGCGATGCACGGCGCCATCATCTCGGACGCGCTGGCTCATCCCTGGGTACCGGTGCGTATCGACGACCGGATTCTGGATTTCAAGTGGCTTGATTGGTGCGATTCGGTCGGGCTTGACTATGCACCGCACCGGCTGCCGCGCCTGTTCGAACTGCCACCCGACAACGACTTTTTTCTCCGCCAGCACACGCGGGCAACCCGCTTTATTGCCCGGCGGGCGCTGCGGCGGGTGATGCGGGCGGCCAAACCATTGCTGAGCGATCGAAACCATCTGAATGAGCTCGATGTACGTTTGCTTGAGCGCGTCGAGCGCTTCCGGCACGATTGTCTGGCGGGCCGGTTTGAGAACCGGAAATCCGTTCGGACCCATTGA
- a CDS encoding glycosyltransferase family 2 protein, with translation MEDKFSARVALLLPAYNSAAYLPEMVAQARQQTVPFAEIICYDDASRDDTAAVADGLGIRVIRGAENRGAAFARNRLLEATRCDWVHFHDVDDELSPRFLEKMVQLLCDPRTAAVCATRKTWDDNSRPTRIERFPRLESEPDLLAFFLTHFIHLNAFIFPRAFLLQIGAFRDELRLAEDTEFEARAAARGLKCRYLDEALVGWRIHPQSTTGRVSRQLRWQYDQLYIKRLLECLNARYRRILGESWLYRAWWLYYTGQDMSDRRYIDIARLCGVRHLAGASMLERLLSHGGGPRTAFFLKKFWSRLRHGRAGVH, from the coding sequence ATGGAGGATAAATTTTCGGCGAGGGTCGCGTTACTTCTTCCGGCGTACAATTCCGCGGCTTACCTGCCGGAGATGGTGGCCCAGGCCCGGCAGCAAACGGTGCCGTTTGCCGAAATTATCTGTTACGATGACGCCAGCCGGGATGATACCGCCGCGGTGGCGGACGGGTTGGGCATCAGAGTGATCCGCGGGGCCGAGAACCGCGGGGCCGCATTTGCCCGCAACCGCCTGCTGGAGGCGACCCGTTGCGACTGGGTTCACTTCCACGACGTTGATGACGAGCTTTCGCCGCGGTTCCTCGAGAAGATGGTGCAACTGCTGTGCGATCCCCGGACCGCTGCGGTCTGCGCCACCAGAAAAACCTGGGACGATAACTCCCGACCAACGCGCATCGAAAGATTTCCCCGGCTTGAGTCGGAACCGGACCTGCTGGCATTCTTCCTGACCCATTTCATTCACCTCAACGCGTTCATCTTTCCCAGAGCGTTCCTCCTGCAGATCGGCGCTTTTCGCGACGAGTTACGCCTGGCGGAAGACACGGAGTTTGAGGCGCGGGCCGCCGCCCGCGGTTTAAAATGCCGGTACCTGGATGAAGCGTTGGTGGGTTGGCGGATCCACCCGCAATCGACCACCGGACGGGTCTCGCGACAGCTGCGCTGGCAATACGATCAACTTTACATCAAGAGGCTCCTGGAATGCCTGAATGCCCGTTACCGCCGGATCCTGGGGGAATCCTGGCTCTATCGGGCATGGTGGCTGTATTACACAGGCCAGGACATGTCCGATCGCCGCTACATCGATATCGCCCGGCTCTGCGGCGTACGCCACCTTGCCGGCGCGAGCATGCTGGAGCGCCTGCTCAGCCACGGCGGCGGTCCGCGAACCGCCTTTTTTCTCAAGAAGTTCTGGTCGCGGCTCCGTCACGGCCGGGCCGGCGTGCATTGA
- a CDS encoding exosortase/archaeosortase family protein gives MLNHLDRIFARKPGLAGWLLALVAGYAWVLLLWHLSAFWRVLEDYEYGWAVPVLVLALLWRRRHLPAPEPKTSVTAFAGVFLGTLLLLPLRIILDANLDWRPAVWALAAVVITVTLCAIYLAGGKPWLAALAFPALFVLTGVPWLGRLELPITSGLMRFGAFVATELLNLIGVAACQRGSVVETAAGLIGVDEACSGIKSLQTMVAVGLFLSDFTAWRGPRRFLIVLIGAVLATAANLGRLVLLAWVGSQGGSGGVERWHDPAGAVAFAAACLALVAIVRKLPAAPPAPPPAVHPRPAIAASRPSWAFPGLVLCVLWLGGAELVRLYWFQPRQVSAGARWTAVWPEPFNGAGLKVLRVSDAVRNQLQCDTGKAVRWSDRPGTEWIGYFFEWRPGLHAYFARSQHSPEICLPATGRRLHKDLGFFDIKAPGHLIQVHHLLFEDDSGPLNVFFIVDGSAVRDNVEQRQAGSVTGRLRSVWERHKEADRRSLELIAAGYLTPQSAREEAQRWLTQIIRPENGPVTL, from the coding sequence ATGCTGAATCACCTCGATCGAATCTTTGCGCGTAAACCCGGTCTCGCCGGTTGGCTGCTGGCGTTGGTCGCGGGCTACGCCTGGGTACTGCTCCTGTGGCACTTGTCCGCCTTCTGGCGAGTCCTGGAGGACTACGAGTACGGGTGGGCCGTCCCGGTCCTGGTCCTCGCCCTGCTGTGGCGGCGGCGGCACCTGCCGGCACCCGAACCGAAGACGTCGGTCACGGCGTTTGCCGGTGTTTTCCTGGGCACGCTGCTGCTGCTCCCGTTGCGGATAATCCTCGACGCAAACCTGGATTGGCGGCCCGCCGTCTGGGCTTTGGCTGCAGTCGTGATCACGGTGACCCTGTGCGCGATCTATCTGGCGGGAGGCAAACCGTGGCTGGCAGCTTTGGCGTTCCCCGCCCTTTTTGTCCTTACCGGCGTTCCCTGGCTGGGCAGGTTGGAACTCCCCATCACTTCCGGTCTCATGCGGTTTGGAGCGTTTGTCGCGACGGAATTGTTGAACCTTATCGGCGTGGCCGCCTGCCAGCGCGGGAGCGTGGTCGAAACCGCGGCCGGCCTGATCGGGGTCGATGAGGCGTGCAGCGGGATTAAAAGCCTGCAAACCATGGTTGCCGTAGGGCTCTTTCTTTCCGATTTTACCGCTTGGCGTGGGCCCAGGCGTTTCCTGATCGTGCTCATCGGTGCGGTGCTGGCGACGGCGGCGAACCTTGGCCGGTTGGTCCTGCTCGCCTGGGTGGGCAGCCAGGGAGGTTCCGGCGGTGTGGAACGGTGGCATGACCCGGCGGGCGCCGTGGCATTTGCCGCGGCGTGCCTCGCGCTGGTGGCCATCGTACGCAAGCTGCCCGCGGCGCCGCCCGCCCCGCCGCCGGCGGTGCATCCGAGGCCGGCGATAGCCGCTTCCCGCCCTTCGTGGGCGTTCCCCGGCCTGGTTCTTTGCGTCCTCTGGCTGGGCGGGGCCGAACTGGTGCGTCTTTACTGGTTTCAGCCCCGCCAAGTCTCGGCCGGGGCACGCTGGACGGCGGTCTGGCCGGAACCTTTCAACGGGGCAGGTTTAAAAGTGCTGCGCGTCTCGGACGCCGTCCGCAACCAATTGCAATGCGATACCGGAAAGGCGGTGCGCTGGTCCGACCGGCCCGGTACGGAATGGATCGGTTACTTTTTCGAATGGCGCCCCGGTTTGCACGCCTACTTCGCACGCTCGCAGCACTCCCCGGAAATCTGCCTGCCTGCGACCGGCCGGCGCCTGCACAAGGACCTGGGATTCTTCGACATCAAAGCGCCCGGGCACCTGATCCAGGTTCACCACCTCCTGTTTGAAGACGACTCGGGCCCGTTGAACGTCTTCTTTATCGTGGACGGCTCGGCGGTCCGCGACAACGTCGAGCAGCGGCAGGCCGGTTCCGTCACCGGCCGGCTCCGCAGCGTCTGGGAACGGCACAAAGAGGCTGATCGCCGGTCCCTGGAGTTAATCGCGGCCGGTTACCTGACCCCGCAGTCTGCTCGAGAGGAAGCGCAACGCTGGCTGACGCAGATCATCCGTCCGGAAAACGGGCCGGTGACCCTGTAA